Below is a window of Ovis aries strain OAR_USU_Benz2616 breed Rambouillet chromosome 20, ARS-UI_Ramb_v3.0, whole genome shotgun sequence DNA.
AGAGTCAGCCCATGCGAACCGAAGACACCCCATTTCCTGTCACCCAGGAAATGACACAGGGTCCAGGAGCTCCGTGTCAGCAGCTGGGGTCAGAGGCCAAATTCTAGAACAAAAGACTCCCAGTGTTCTTATCACTTAGAAGATCAGCAGAGTTTCAGGGACTCTGTGCCAGGGGCTGGTGGCAGATACGAGTCGCATTTTTTTCTACTCTCTCACAATATCTATCTGGTATCCCAAGGCCGGGAAAGGCCGGGACTCTGTCTCCTACCATGACGTCCCCAGACCCCAGTGCAGCTTCTGGCCTACAGCCGGTGCTCAATAGCAGGCTGTGGAatggggccttccctgggggtccagtggtgaagaatctgccttccaaatgCAGAGAATGCGGGTGCAATCCccggttggggacctaagatcccacccACCCCGGGGCAACcctgcacacagcaactaagACTCCATGTGGCCGAAgacataataaatgaaaaagaataaaagataagTTCTGTAAGttacacataaaaaaaaaagtttctggaaCGAATGAAATAGTCATCTCACCGGCTGGTGTTGTCACCGTGGGCATTTCATGAATTCTGGGTGTTCAGGTAAAAAGCCATTCAGGGCGATCGCAGTCATCACGTCATCTGAGAATGCTCTGTAGACGAGCCCAGGGCTTGCCCGGCCGCGCGGCCCAGATGGCTCACAGGAGGAGCGGCCCCAGGTCCTTGCGCAGGTCTCCCGTTGCCTTTGGAGTCAGGGGCGCCCCGGAAGGGCGGGCAGTGTGTGCGCTGCTGCGACCTGGCGGGGAGGGCAGGGCGGAACGGAGGCCGAAGGCAGAGCGCTTCCCTCCCCCCGCGTGCGCTCTGCCCCCTCCTGATGAGGGGCTCGGGTGGGCGACCTATGGGCGGATGGACACCTAGAATGTGCTGAAACTGCTTGCTTTCTTTAGAAGAAGGAAAATGTTCTGAGCACGCTCCCCAAGCAGGAACAAGGGAAAATGCATATCTCATGTCCCTTTTGGCTTTCGTCCAGACGCCTGTGGGACATTAATGAATGGAAACCCTGGGTAAACAGACAGGGGACCGGCAGGGGGCGCCCTCGCCCTGCAGCCACAGCGGAGCCCCACGGTGGAAGGGAGAGGCCCCTTCCTGCCCGCCAGGACTCGGCCGTGAGAAGCCCAGGCTCTGTGTACCCAGCCGGCCGGGCCCGTGTCCCCTCTATGAAAGCTGCTCCTTCCCTTGCCGGGTGGGGTCTTGCATGTGGCCGCCACGGCAGAGAGCCTTAACTGCAATTCCCTGCTGATCCCGAATTGAATAAACCCAACTTTGGTGattgatagggaggcctggcgtgctgcgattcatggggtcgcaaagaatcggttgcagctgagcaactgaactgaactgaactgaactgaactttgaggCAGAAACACCTGCAGTCTGTTTGCTTCAGGTCAACAGACGCAAGCTTGCATTTTGGAAGGTAACCTCCTACCCTTCGTGAGAAACCCAGCACGTCGTCAAGGCCATCCGGCTCCCGGAACACTAGGCCTGGCCAAGAAGGCACCCTCCTAAACCTCCAAGGCCATGCCCTACAGAGCAGGTCCTATTTCAGGCCCCGTCCCCCAGGCACCACCTGCCAGGGTGGCAGCATCTGGGCGGTCTTGGCACGACCCGGGCAGGACAGACCAGCGGAAATCGGCCTCGTAACAGCTGAGCCCTGCTTGccacagtttttgtttgtttcgttTTGGCAGCTTCGTTGCCACAGGGCCCAGTGAGGACTGACTGCTCTGATCAAGCCACTAGGACTCTCTCGGCATTTGAGGAGGcagttcttggggcttcccacGAAGATTCACCCAGCTCCCTTCCAGGACGCTGCACGGTGGCGGGCCCGGACAACAGGCCCTGGCTCATCTTGCTCTTCACTTCTTGTGACATGAGTCACCCAGATGATTCCAGAGAAAGTGAGTATCTCTAGATGAGAAAAAAGTAAGGCTGGGGGAACTTCTATTCAGTTATTTcactatttcttaaaattttatgatcAGCAATGTTAAAAAATCTTGAGTAACGATTCCCttaatttaactcagattttAAGTGAGAGCATAACTGCAAAATAAATAACAACTAACTAACTGGGTCCAGTAAAATGACTGAGACCCATATTCTGAAGACCATCTTCCAGGTTTCAGGTGATTCAAGCTTAGACGGAGCCCCTCCATGCCTCACAGACCTCACCTGTAGGCACCTGTCTTCCAGGTGCTGGGTTGACATGTGCAGCTGGAAAGAACAAATTTCATTGGAGCCACTAGACTAAAGacctaaaataataacaaatacttACCAAGCTAGAAAAAGCAGTGTTACTTTGCTTCACTCTTGTGAacgtggaagttgctcagtcgtgtctgactctttgtgaccccatgcattgtagccagccaggctcctctgttcacggaaatctgcaggccagaatactggagtgggtagccattcccttctccaggggatcttcccagcccaggaatcatcagggtctgctgcattgcagacagattctttaccagctaagctaccaagGAGCCCTCGCTCTTGTACTCTTGACAAAATAATCGTTTTCCGGTTTAGattttcctaatattttacaGCTGTTTCTGATTGCCACCATTCAGAAGGCATGTGACACGCTCATCTCCATTCTGTCCTTAGAACACAAACTGCCTTCCAGTTCCTGCGGCTCGGGCCAGCACCCCgccctcctccctgtccctctgaTTCCCTCGACTCAGGCTTGTTAGGGCAGTGTTGATCTGCGGGGAGGAGCAGCTCCTCACCCTCCTAATTCTCCACTTCCTCGTCAATCAAAGCAGACAGTACCGGCCCCTTCTGGACACTCCAGTCGGCTTCCAcctgcccttctcctcctcagtCTTCCTGCCTAGGagcccttttcattttgttagtgCTGattagctcagctgataaagaatccgcctgcagtgaggaagacctgggttcaatccctgggttgggaagatcccctgtagaagggaaaggctacccactccagcattctggcctgcaGGATTCTATACATGAAccatacagtccttggggtcgcagagtcggacacgacggagcgacttcactctccCTCTGGCGGGGCCTCCGCCTCTGGCCCCAGCTATGACTGACACACAGGCGCAGCTGGGCCGGTGAATCCCGCCTGCGGCTCCTGCGCCTACGTCCCCCATCCTGCTCTGTTCCTACTTGTCTCCTGGGCACCTTCACTTCATGCTCCGCAAGCACCCGAGTCCTCTTcgacaggagatgcgggtttgatccccgggtcagcagtttcccctggagcaggaaatgaacaTCCTACGAGTGGATTTCCAGTCCATGGTGGGCGACAGTCTGTGGGGCCTCGAGGAGTCCGGCACGACTGACCAGTAAGCGCGGCAATGCTGCATTAGACCCCTGACCCTCCCCTTCCCCGGCAGGCTCTCTTTCAGCTAATCACATCACAATGAGTACAGTTACCCGAGCTAGACTAGGAAATGGCTCCTGCATCTCCACTCCTTTTCTGGCCCCTTGCCCCCAGTCCGCCTGGTTCTCACATCCTGTGATGCCCGCCCTCATCAGCTCTGGGCAGCATCCCATCACTGCTGCACTGCCCAGGCTCAGGCTGGCCTGGCTGTGCCCTGGTCCCCAGAGCCGAGTCCTAGGGGCCCCTGGGGCCTCTCCCCCtgcacccagtccatcctaagggccGGTGCTGGAGTCAGAAAGGAAACGGGAGGCAAGGAGGGGAGGAAATGGATGAATGAAGGAATCCTGTTACTCGCCCAGTTTCAGTCTTAGAATGGGTCCCCCGttcttgttcagtccctcagtgctgtctgactcttgagaccccgtggactgcagcaggctaggcttccctgtccatcaccatctcctggagcctgctcaaactcatgtccattaagtcgatgatgaatccaaccatctcatcctctgtcgtccccttctcctcctgcctgcaatctttcccagcatcagggtctttgccaatgagtcagctcttcacatcaggtgactaaagtttagagcttcagcttcagcatcagtccttccaatgaatattcaggctttatttcctttgggattgtcTGGTTTGAGTGCCTTGCCGTTCAAGGGCAAGAGTCTTTTCCGACACCACAGCGCCATGACTGACAGATAAAACCCCAATTCCTCAGAGCGGCCTCCAGGTTCTTTCCAGTCCAGCCCTGCCCCATCCttccagccctgcctgcctcacCTTGGCCGCTTCCCGGCCCACACCCCCTGCCCGGTCCTGAGTGTACCTCCCGGGAGCGGGAGCCCTTTCCCACCAGTGACTCCGCCTGGTTGTTCCTCCTCCAGCCACCCCTGGACCTACCCCTCCGTCGAGCCCGGCTCCGCTGTCACCCCGGGAGCCCTGCCCAAGCCCCACCGCATCACTAGCTCCGACCTTCTGGCCCCATCCGGCCCGTTACGTGCCCATCAGAGCCGCCACCCGCTGCACCCAGACACAGCCTCTTTCCCGTCCCTCTGAACCCACAGAAGAGGAAGAGCGTGTTTGATCCGTTTTATCCCTCGCCTCCTTTGTGACCTTAGAGTCCTCCGTGCAATCAGTTTCCAACCCATAGAGCTTGGGGGTTTCAGCTCTGCTACGAAGTGGGGCTTCGGGGTAGGAAGATGCTGTTGCTCCCTGGGCGGGTCTAACTGTTGCCCCGCCCCCCGGCATGCCCGgtccgccccgcccctcccgctcTGCCCCGCCCTCCGGTcgtcccgccccgccccgccccgcccctccagcCCAGGTATTTGGGCCCCAGCACCGGGGTCCCTGCCCAGCCAGCTCCaaaggggggaggggggcggctcCGTACATGTGGGGCTGTGGGGCCGAGGCACCGGCCTGCGAGAGGCGGAAGGCGGGCGGGCCAGGCGGGAACTCGCGCCGGGCTGGGTTTCCTTTCGGACCCGGTGGCAGCGGCGGACGTCACGACGCTGTGAGTGTGGATCCTGGTCCCCCGCGCCCGTTCGGGGTCCTGTGAAATGTGTATGCTTCTTACTGGCATGGGCATTGAATGGAGAAGCGCTGTCCCTTAATGTGAAAGGCCCGCTAGATTGTTGATCGTTTTCTTTGATACCTGCAATGTGTTTATGATAAACTGCTTAAATTTGGTCCCATGTTTTTTTCAAGATTAAGACTTCTTTAatctttatgattgactggtaaGGATTTTTATGTTATTACAGAGTGATCATGAAAGTCAGCTTATGATTATGTGACAGGTTATTTTCAAAGTCACGGCTCAGGACAAATAAGGAGGATCTTAGTAAGTGGTACTCAGTGTTTGGACATTTATTTCACAGTTGACGGAGGAACCAGGTAATAAGCGAAGAAGTGGTTTTTAAACATGAACCTATCGTTTTGCTCTGCTCATAACAGTAGTTTGCAGACGTGTGACCGTGTGTTTAGCTTCTGTCTTTCGTGTTGTCCattcgctcagtcgcatccgactctttgtgaccccatggactgcagcccgccaggcctccctgtccttcacacactcccggagttcatccagacccaagtccattgagtcggtgatgccacccaaccatctcatcctccgtcgtccccttcttctcccgccttcaatctttcccagcatgagggtcttttcaaatgagtcagctctttgcatcaggtggccaaagttggagcttcagcttcaccatcagtccttccaacgaatattcaggtctgatctcctttagaatgaaacCTTAGCCGCCTCTTTTATTCCAGAACCAGCGGCACGATGGAAAGTCACCCGGCGTGCCTCCATGACGTGGTCTGAAATGCCCCCATCTCGTGAACAGGGCCTGTCTGCTCATCTCTGACCCCGGGGGCAACTGAACATGCTCAGGGAGTGTGGATGGTCAAGCACTTGAACAGGCCTCTGACCACAGACCCTCTAATGCAGACACAGTGGCTCGGGGATGGACTTCTCCCGGTCTGGGTCCACGgccctcccttcttctcctggttTCTGGAGGGCTCACGTTCGGGGGTCTCTGAGGCCCGCTCCTCCTCCCCGGGGCTGCTGTAGCCTCTGCTTCACTCTGGTCTCAGGAGCAGGGCCACTGAGCAGAGGAGACAGGGAAGCCCGCTCATCCTTCCAGGCCCGGAGCAGAGCGCGCTCCCCGAGGACCTGGACGGGGCAGGCGGAGGGAGCACCCAGAGAGCAGGAGCCAGTGCTCCCCACCGGCAGGACCACTGAGCGCCTGCCTCCGATGGCAGCTGCAGTTCCGAGAAGGCAGGGGACacgaaaacacacacacacagacacacacacacacaaacacagacacacagagacacacagacacacacagagacacacagacacacacagagagacacacagacaacacagagacccacacacacacagagacacacagacacagacacacacagtcccacacacagagacacacacacacacacagacacacacagacacacacacacacagagacacacagacacagacacacacagacacacacagagacacacacagacatacacacacagagacacacacacagagacacacaggcacacagacacagaccaagacacacacacagacccacccGCACACACagtcccacacacacacacagacccacagacccacacacacacagtcccacacacaaacagagacacacacacacagacacacacatatacagacacacacagctgcgcgcacacacacacagacacacatacacacacacacagacacacacacacagtcccacacacagacacacacacacaatcccacacacaaacagagacacacacacacagacacacacacaggtggtCTCGTTCAGCCCTTTATTTGTGGACCTTCACCAAGGTCACATGGGGTTTCAGCTCTTCGCAGAGATcagggagagcagagaggagcaCCAGGGGGCCCCCACACCTCGTCATGGCGAGCAGAAGCGGCCGCAGAACAGGATGGCCCCGGTCTTGCCGTGCTGGATGAAGAAGAGGAAGGGGCGGTCGGCACAGAACCGGGGCAGGATCCTCAGGATTCTCGGGGTGATCCTGGCCACTGTGGCAGCCGCAGCCACTGTGCCCTCCTCGGTGACCTCCACGAAGGACTTGTGCACGATCTTGGACAGGTGCAAGTCTTGCTGGCACGACATCCCGCTGAAGTCGGCCTGGGCCGCCTCAAATGCGTCTGTCATGCCCAGGTCTCGGAGGACGCCTTCCATATCGTAACTCTCCTCCAGCGAGAAACGGGGCAGGAACACCTCCACCTCATCCTCGTCCATCGTATCTGGCTTCGTCCAAGTGACGAATTTCTCATAGGTCAGGGCCTTTTCCACCTGGAGGAGAAGGTAGAAGATCTCAGGGTCTGCAGCTGCCCTGGGGACCTTCTGCTGTGACCCACACACTGCGCCCTGTGGGCCAAGGGTGGCCTGCCGACTGCACACGAGTTCCCACAGTCCTGTGCCCAGCAGGGATCCCAACAAGAACCCAGGCCTCGGGGCCACGGCTGCCTGGTTACCGTGTTCAAGTCAGTGCTTTCACTGGGCAGCAGGATGaccatgttcagctctttgccgACATAGGGAAGCACCAGAATCTGGGTGCTTATTTCTTCAATGTAGGTCATTTTAAAGGTGGACTTCTTGAACATCATCTGCACAGTTTTCTCCACATTCTATAAAGGAAATGGATAAACGTTAACTGAAACAAGACCCGTGGACACGCGGGACGAGTCATCAGAGCCGGCCCCCTGCGCCCACACACTGTCTTGTCTCCAGACCCCCCTCAGCTCCACGTCGTCAGCTCGTCTGCGCGGCTCCAGCTCCCACCCCTGGTTCCCAGCGCTCAGGCCTCAGGCTGCTGTTCTCCTGCTGACCCAGGAGGGCTCCACTCGGACGTTCCCGGCAGGACCTCGCCCCCGGCGCCTACCTGCCTGACATCCTCATCTGGACGCAAAGGAGCCTCCAGCTCGGCTCGCACACTGGCGGCTTGTGTCCCTTCCACCTGCTCCGTCTGTACGTTCCCACCTCTGCTCATGGCGACACCACTCATCCCGCCGTCAGACCCTGCCGTGTCCTGGGCGCATGGCCTTCCCGCCCACAGCTGACCATCAACAACCATGTGGGCTCTGGTTTTAAAGACAacaggtggctcaggagtaaataatctgccttccaatgcaggagacacaggctccagccctggtctgggaagaccccacagccCAGGGGCTTCTAAGCCCACgggtcacagctactgagcctgggctgagagcctgggagccgcagctcCTACAGTCACGGGCCCGGAGCCTGAGCTCTGCACCAGGAGAAGCACCAGCAGGAGAAGCCCGAGCCCCGAGCCCAGAGGGCCTCCGCCTCGGCAGCGGCAGGAAAGGCTGAGCGGCAAGGAGCCCCGCACAGCCGAGTAAATAGATACAAGGATCAGGAAACCACACGGCAATCTCACTTGTGCTTCCTACCCCTGCCACTCTCAGCCCAGCCACCGTCCTCAGGAAAACTTCCAAGTAACCTCCCGGGTCCTGCACACGGGCCCGAGGGGCTCTGGGGGGTCAGAGCCACTGTGAGAGGCCATGGGCTCTGTGAGAGTCAGAGGAGGGACACGGGAACCAGGAACCCGGGCCGTGGAGACCGCTAGGGAGGCTCCTGGACGCCCTGCAGAGAAAGGCGTCTGTGTAGGTAGCTCCTGACGGGAGGGGTCAGATGGTAGGATCCAGGCCCATGAGTGTCACAGCCACGGTCTGGAGTTTGAACTGGGTCTCGGGGGCTCTAGCAGGCCCAGAGACCTGCGAGCTGCCCCCTGGGATATGCGATACAAGACGGAACACCAGCCGCACGGACCGCCCCTGATGATACCTCAGAGGAGGACAGGGGGAGAGGAAACCAGGGTTTTCCCGGATCCACATCTGGGCCGCCAACGCCACAAGAGGCTCAAGTTCCTTGAGGTCAGCCTCCTCGCCTGTTCTGAAAATGAAGGGGACCCCAGGGACCAATTCTAAGAACCTTCGCTTTATGAAACATTCTTGTTCACCTCGCTGACTTTGAATGGCCTTTCCCTGGTGTTTTCTTTGTTAAACTGTTTTTCCCAGTTTCCTTTGAAGTAGATGGCATTCACGAGGACCAGACGTGTCATGGGATTAACCGAATTTGCAGAGAGCAAGTCTCTAATTTTATCTGCAAAGAAGATTTAAAGGACCAGTTAGCTAACAAGGTTTCCTGGTGGAGGTGCTGGGCACAGTAATTCCTGGCGCATCTCCTGGAGGAGTCAGTGCCCAGACCAGAGGGTTCACTGTCCCCCAGACAACCACGTGCAGAGAGTTGTCTGTTTACTCGATAAGTTGGGTagcattctttgtgaccccatggactgtagcccaccaggctcctgcatccatgggattccccaggcaagagtacggcagcaggttgccatatcctcctccagggcatctttctgacccagggatccaacctgcctatcctgctctggcaggtgattctttgccatctgagccaccagggaaacccatgcaGGGAGCCTGGCCTGAAAGCAAAATCAGGGACAAAAACCTTAAAGTCTCTGCTCAGAAAAATACCATGAGTTgcataaaacacataaaatgaacaaataataaaGGCAGAATTATTCACAGGGACAGAAAAAGGAATGTTCGGTCTACAGCGTGAGGGGACCCTCCTGAAGGGGAGAGGTCGAAGCCAGTGTGGAGAGCACGGAAACGAAGAAGCGCAGGTGGCCCAGGACCTGACCGCATGTTCTGCAGTGATGCTCAGCGACCCGCAGAGCACACGCTCTGCTGGACAGGCAGGGAGGTGGCGCCGCATCCAGAGTCTTCCTTCCACCCTTTGTGAAAAGGCAGACTATAGGAACATTAACAGCAACAGCCAAAAGTCAGAGTGTGATTGCTCTGGAAGAGGTGCACCGAAGATTGATGAGGAGGGGGAAAGCTAGAGAAATTGATTGCTGATTAAATTTCAGAAGTGGATTTGAAAGTTCCAGGTCTTTAGAGAAAAAAGCCATTTTTGTTTACATTCGATGGTCTTGAGAAGGAACTGATGGAAAATAAGACCAATTCAAATACTGTGCAAACAGAAGTAGTGACACGTCCTCACCTTCTGTCTTTTCAGCTACCCAGGTGTTTATGTGGTTCCTAGACTCCTCTGAAGCGCTGACAAAGTCCAGCTCTTCCATCTCTGCTTGGTAGAACACGCGGCAGGCATCTTTGAAAGACTAGGAGAGACGGAATGACAGAATCACATGGCTAGAGAAACACACAACGCCAACGGCTGACTTCTTCACCACGCATAACCTCGACACTGATCATTCGACGGTTACTTGTATAACGTACAAACGAATGTTCGCAATTAACCTTCAATCCGGATTCTCAGTTTTCAGCTACACTGAATAAATAACTGAGTAaagctcaggcttcccaggtggcacagtggtaaagaatccgcctgcaaatgttggagatgagggtttgatctctgcattgggaagatcccctggagaaggaaatggtaacccactccagtatccttgcctggacaatcccatggacagaggagcctggtgggctacagtccctgggatcgcaaagagtcagacacaactgagcgactaggcaAGAACAACACAGCCATTCAGGGCAACATGGCAACGCTGCCGCCAGCACGCGTTCCGGGCTTCCctcctgtgtgaccctggaaaGGTCGCTGCGTCTCTCTGGTTCCTTGCCGCCTGGAAGCAAGGACGCAGCAGTAGCTACGTCTCAGAGGTGCTCTGAGGACCAGGAGAATTGGCTCTGTCCGGTGTCACGTGGCTGAGTTCTCCCCACACCGTGGACCCTGCATCTCGTGGTCCTGGTGCCTCATTTCATAGAACCCTCACGTCGTTCAGGCTCTGCCAACCTACTGTTCCACTCTTAATCGGGGCTTTTGAAAAGATGTCAGCGCCTCACTCTAAGAAAATAGTATGGAAGCAAAGTGGTCTCCTCCAAGTCGATACCCCATCATACCCTGGGTGATTTCAACAGCTTTTAAACACATCTGAAAACAACTGCCTGCTTCTTTAATTACTATTTAGTAACTAATGACCAGtcaaaaaaaaactaaaggaatATCTAATTATGCATTGCGATTGGTATTGGATCCTTGGAA
It encodes the following:
- the LOC101109343 gene encoding serpin B6-like isoform X1, whose product is MTTLLATMDELSASNGTFALTLLKKLGEDNSKNVFIAPLSLSSALAMVLMGARGNTAAQMCQTLSLNKSSGGGENVHQDFQNLLSEVNRTDTQYLLRTANRLFGEKTYDFLSSFKDACRVFYQAEMEELDFVSASEESRNHINTWVAEKTEDKIRDLLSANSVNPMTRLVLVNAIYFKGNWEKQFNKENTRERPFKVSENVEKTVQMMFKKSTFKMTYIEEISTQILVLPYVGKELNMVILLPSESTDLNTVEKALTYEKFVTWTKPDTMDEDEVEVFLPRFSLEESYDMEGVLRDLGMTDAFEAAQADFSGMSCQQDLHLSKIVHKSFVEVTEEGTVAAAATVARITPRILRILPRFCADRPFLFFIQHGKTGAILFCGRFCSP
- the LOC101109343 gene encoding serpin B6-like isoform X2, which encodes MDELSASNGTFALTLLKKLGEDNSKNVFIAPLSLSSALAMVLMGARGNTAAQMCQTLSLNKSSGGGENVHQDFQNLLSEVNRTDTQYLLRTANRLFGEKTYDFLSSFKDACRVFYQAEMEELDFVSASEESRNHINTWVAEKTEDKIRDLLSANSVNPMTRLVLVNAIYFKGNWEKQFNKENTRERPFKVSENVEKTVQMMFKKSTFKMTYIEEISTQILVLPYVGKELNMVILLPSESTDLNTVEKALTYEKFVTWTKPDTMDEDEVEVFLPRFSLEESYDMEGVLRDLGMTDAFEAAQADFSGMSCQQDLHLSKIVHKSFVEVTEEGTVAAAATVARITPRILRILPRFCADRPFLFFIQHGKTGAILFCGRFCSP